One Burkholderia thailandensis E264 genomic window carries:
- a CDS encoding CheR family methyltransferase: MNSVDFEYTDADFRRIARHVYQRAGIVLTEAKRSLAYGRLVRRLRVLGIGRFSDYLDRLEANRSSDEWQHFVNALTTNLTSFFRESYHFDILAAQMQAASGPFRIWCAAASTGEEPYSLAMTACDAHGTAANRVEIVASDIDTKVLAAAQAGIYKLHQLDKMPLRRKQAYFQRGSGSNGGAVRVKPALRGMVTFRQINLLTEPWPLDGPFDAVFCRNVLIYFDAPTQQKVLRNMARHLKPDGRLYVGHSENLRALDDVYAPCGRAVYELVNGR; encoded by the coding sequence ATGAATAGCGTGGATTTCGAATACACGGATGCGGATTTCCGCCGGATTGCGCGGCATGTTTATCAGCGTGCGGGGATCGTGCTGACCGAGGCGAAGCGCTCGCTTGCGTACGGACGCCTGGTGCGCCGCTTACGTGTGCTGGGCATCGGGCGCTTTTCGGACTATCTCGATCGACTCGAAGCCAATCGGTCGAGTGACGAATGGCAGCATTTCGTCAACGCGCTGACGACCAATTTGACGTCATTCTTTCGCGAGAGCTACCACTTCGACATTCTCGCCGCGCAGATGCAGGCGGCTTCGGGGCCGTTCCGGATCTGGTGCGCGGCGGCGAGCACGGGCGAGGAGCCTTACTCGCTCGCGATGACCGCGTGCGATGCGCACGGGACGGCGGCGAACCGCGTCGAGATCGTCGCCTCCGACATCGACACGAAGGTGCTCGCCGCGGCGCAGGCCGGCATCTACAAGCTGCATCAGCTCGACAAGATGCCGCTGCGCCGCAAGCAGGCCTATTTTCAGCGAGGCAGCGGCAGCAACGGCGGCGCGGTGCGCGTCAAGCCCGCGCTGCGCGGCATGGTCACGTTCCGGCAGATCAATCTGCTGACGGAACCGTGGCCGCTCGATGGCCCGTTCGACGCGGTCTTCTGCCGAAACGTCCTGATTTATTTCGACGCGCCGACGCAGCAGAAGGTGTTGCGCAACATGGCTCGGCACCTGAAGCCGGACGGTCGCCTATACGTCGGTCACTCCGAAAACCTGAGGGCCCTCGACGATGTCTACGCACCGTGCGGCCGCGCGGTCTACGAGCTCGTGAATGGGCGTTGA